A window of Chitinophagales bacterium contains these coding sequences:
- a CDS encoding TonB-dependent receptor, with protein sequence MKSLMSFIGIVLYISILSAYAQNGTIKGTVTDAASDEPIPFLNVYLESDNTLGATTDFSGEYSLSVPAGTHEVVYSSLEYGKIKRTVSVEAGETTVENVNIGKKDVEVQTITVKTDKFEKPIEDIITSLEVIKPNVLENKGSTDVTSALEQAPGLTIVDGEAQLRGGSGYSFGAGSRVMILVDDMPLLSGDAGRPSWSYIPIENIEQIEVTKGASSVLYGSAALNGAINIRTAYPENEPKTRINFISGMYDSPQKKEAKWWEGNTPFYTGLSFLHSRKVNKAFSFVVSGNLYRENGFIGPTPTELYEDSLAFTTQKDMYFTESGDTVGFMPRGTEVVNTDSIDKNEVNPSNYEKRFRVNFNTTYKNQKIKGLSYGMNGSLQYSKSTSTLLWLNNEEGLYRAFPGAFTTTVQTQFNFDPYIHYYDSKGNKHTLNTRVYYLDNNNDNNQANKNTVLYGEYRYMKRFKNIPDFRISTGLVSTYVYSESELFRGITDDPSTNRTSLNVGAYVQLEKKLFGRLNLLGGARWEYFKIGDTEDNQPVFRAGMNYKLGKATIFRTSFGQGFRFPTMAERYINTTVGGIPIIPNPELEAEKSWNFELAVKQGVKIGKFMGYVDLAGFLSQYNNYVEFIAAQWTSFDPSKSNLIEASGLGFKSVNTGDARVSGIDFSILGGGEFTENFGMNILAGYTYSRPISLTPNYVFGQEREGQGKDLSYNNTSLKALDEFSDDFTNPGGGDYNLLKYRYEHLIKADIEFNIHAFSIGGSFRFYSYMKNVDEFFYRPILKDFVGLDARGYREANRGPEYVFDFRVAYTIKEASRVSFIVNNAFNREYALRPLSINAPRSFALQYTLTLQ encoded by the coding sequence ATGAAAAGCTTGATGAGTTTTATTGGAATTGTTTTATACATTTCCATCTTAAGTGCCTACGCACAAAATGGTACAATTAAGGGAACTGTAACTGATGCAGCATCAGATGAGCCCATTCCATTTTTAAATGTTTATTTAGAATCTGACAACACTTTGGGTGCCACTACGGATTTCAGCGGAGAATATTCCCTGTCCGTTCCTGCCGGTACACATGAGGTTGTTTATTCTTCTTTGGAATACGGAAAAATTAAAAGAACAGTAAGTGTAGAAGCAGGTGAAACCACTGTCGAAAATGTCAATATAGGAAAGAAAGATGTTGAAGTACAAACCATTACCGTAAAAACAGACAAGTTTGAAAAACCTATTGAAGACATCATCACCTCACTGGAAGTAATTAAGCCCAATGTATTGGAGAACAAAGGTTCAACTGATGTTACTTCTGCCCTGGAGCAAGCGCCCGGACTCACCATTGTAGATGGCGAAGCCCAGTTGAGAGGCGGAAGTGGCTATAGCTTTGGTGCCGGTAGTCGTGTAATGATCCTGGTGGATGATATGCCTTTGCTTTCAGGAGATGCAGGAAGACCGAGTTGGAGTTATATCCCCATTGAAAACATAGAACAAATTGAGGTGACTAAAGGTGCTTCTTCTGTACTTTACGGTTCTGCGGCATTAAATGGCGCCATCAACATCCGGACGGCTTATCCTGAAAACGAGCCCAAAACACGTATCAATTTCATCAGTGGAATGTATGATTCTCCTCAGAAAAAAGAAGCCAAATGGTGGGAAGGGAATACCCCTTTTTATACAGGCCTTAGTTTTTTACACAGTAGAAAAGTAAATAAAGCTTTTAGTTTTGTTGTGAGTGGTAATCTTTATAGAGAGAATGGTTTTATTGGCCCTACTCCAACAGAACTTTATGAAGACAGCCTTGCCTTTACTACACAAAAAGATATGTATTTTACTGAAAGTGGAGATACGGTAGGTTTTATGCCCCGTGGGACTGAAGTCGTGAATACAGATAGTATTGACAAAAATGAGGTGAACCCTAGTAATTATGAAAAAAGATTTAGGGTAAATTTCAATACAACCTATAAAAATCAGAAAATAAAAGGATTGTCCTATGGCATGAACGGTAGCTTACAATATTCAAAATCTACCAGCACACTGCTGTGGTTAAACAATGAAGAAGGTTTATACCGCGCATTTCCCGGTGCTTTTACCACTACAGTGCAAACTCAATTCAACTTTGACCCCTATATTCACTATTACGATAGCAAAGGCAACAAACACACATTAAACACCCGTGTATATTATCTGGACAATAATAATGACAATAATCAGGCGAATAAGAATACGGTTTTATATGGTGAGTACCGCTACATGAAACGATTTAAAAACATTCCTGACTTTAGAATATCTACTGGTCTTGTTTCTACTTATGTCTATAGTGAATCTGAGCTGTTTAGGGGTATTACTGATGATCCAAGCACCAATAGAACCTCACTGAATGTAGGTGCTTATGTACAGCTTGAGAAGAAATTATTTGGTCGATTGAATTTATTGGGAGGAGCTCGTTGGGAATACTTCAAAATTGGAGATACAGAAGACAATCAACCCGTATTTCGAGCCGGCATGAATTACAAACTTGGAAAAGCTACTATTTTCAGAACTTCTTTTGGACAGGGATTCCGTTTCCCAACTATGGCTGAACGATACATCAACACAACTGTAGGTGGTATTCCAATTATTCCAAATCCTGAACTGGAAGCAGAAAAAAGCTGGAACTTTGAGCTGGCTGTAAAACAAGGCGTAAAAATCGGGAAATTCATGGGGTATGTTGATTTAGCCGGTTTCCTGTCTCAGTATAATAATTATGTAGAGTTTATTGCCGCTCAATGGACAAGTTTTGACCCCAGTAAATCCAATTTGATTGAAGCATCGGGATTAGGGTTTAAATCCGTAAATACCGGTGATGCCCGAGTAAGCGGTATCGATTTCTCTATACTTGGTGGAGGAGAGTTTACTGAAAACTTTGGTATGAACATACTTGCAGGTTATACTTATTCCAGACCAATCTCCCTCACACCAAATTATGTATTTGGTCAGGAAAGAGAAGGACAGGGAAAGGATCTTAGCTACAACAATACCAGTCTTAAAGCTTTAGATGAATTCAGTGATGATTTCACCAATCCGGGAGGAGGCGATTACAATCTTTTGAAATATCGCTATGAGCATTTGATAAAAGCTGATATTGAATTCAATATTCATGCTTTTTCAATTGGTGGAAGTTTCAGGTTTTACAGCTATATGAAAAATGTGGATGAATTCTTTTACCGCCCTATTCTTAAGGATTTTGTTGGCTTAGATGCACGAGGATACAGAGAAGCTAATCGCGGCCCTGAATATGTATTTGATTTCCGTGTTGCTTATACTATTAAGGAAGCTAGCAGAGTTTCATTTATTGTAAACAACGCTTTTAACAGAGAATATGCACTAAGACCGCTCTCAATAAATGCACCGAGAAGTTTTGCATTGCAATACACATTGACATTACAATAA